The Arcanobacterium pinnipediorum genome includes the window TGTGGTGATACCTAACGTGGCAGCGATATCGGTGGCACTGGCGAGGTTGTCGCCGGTAACCATCATCGGTTCGATACCCTGATCGCGCAACCACGTCAAAGTCTGAATCGCATCGGTTCGGATCGTATCACGCAAGACGACGTAGCCATAAAATTCGTTTCGGCTTGCGCAGGCGACGATTGTTCCAGGCTCGTCGAGTTCTGGAACCGGTGCCTGGTTTTCACGTAGCCACGCCAAGCTTCCGGCGAATATTTGTTCGTTGTTCCAGCGGGCGCTTAATCCGCGGCCGGCTGCTTCGCGCACATCGGTAACGGTGATGGGTTCGATTCCGCGCACTTGAGCGCTGGCGAGAAGTGCGCGCGCCAGCGGGTGGTTGGAGTGGGTTTCGATTCCGGCAAGCACGGCTAGGGTGTTAATCGAAGAGTGATTAACGACGTCGGTCATCTTAAGTTCTCCGGTGGTCAGGGTGCCGGTTTTATCTAGCGCGATCGCATCTAGTGAGTGCGCATTTTCTAAGGCTTCAGGGCCCGAGATAAGGATACCGAATTGAGATAGGCGGCCCGAACCTACCAACAGTGCAGTTGGGGTTGCAAGGCCTAATGCGCATGGGCAGGCTACCACGAGCACAGTGATGGCAGATGAGAGCGCCATATCCAGGGAATTGTCGAAAAGCAGGATGCGGGCGATTAGGGTAATGAGTGCGATGAGAAGAACACCGGGGACGAATACGGCCGCGATTTGATCGGCGAGTCGTTGGATGGGTGCTTTTCCTACTTGGGCTTGTTCGAGAAGTTTACCCATCTGGGCAAGGGTGGTATCGGAGCCAACGCGAGTGGCGCGAATACGCAACGAACCGTTGGTTACTAGGGTAGCGCCGATAACGCGATCGCCTTCGGTTGCATCAATGGGGGTTGATTCGCCGGTGATGAGCGAGGCATCGACGGCGCTAGAGCCAGAAACGACGATGCCATCGGTTGGAATCTTTTGACCGGCGTGAACCACGAATACGTCATCGACTTCGAGGTTGGCGGCCGGGATTGTCTCGTTGGTAGGGGTGCCGTCGGCGCGTTGAACCAGGTGGGCTGAGGGCGCACCGGTTGATAGCAGGAGGCGCAAGGCGTCACCAGCGTGACGCCGGGAACGTGATTCTAGCCATCGTCCCAACAGTAAGAAGGTGACGATCATGGCGGCAGATTCGACGTAAATATGGGTGTGTCCGTGGGCGTCAAGGCTTAGTAGCCCACTCATTGACATGGTGTAGCCTAAGTGCCCGGCCCCGCCAAATAGAAGCGCCCACAGTGACCATGCCATAGAGGCGATGACGCCTAACGATACGAGGGTGTCCATGGTTGATGCACCGTGACGGCCAGCGGAGAATGCTGCCTTGTGGAAGGGCCAGCCGCCCCAGAATGCCACGGGGATGCCTAGCGCGCTCACTAGCCATTGCCAGCCGGTAAATTGGAAGGCAGGAATCATGGACAGTGCAATAATGGGAACGCTCAAGATTACGGACACGATGAATCGACGTCGAAAATCGTTACTGCGGGCCTCAGACTCGGTGGTGTCGAGGGTGTCATCTTTAGCAACGGTTGCGCCATAGCCAGCCTTTTCGACGACGGCGATAAGATCTGCGTTAGTTAATTCTGCAGGGAATTCGACGTGGGCGCGTTCGGTAGCTAAATTAACGACGGCGCTTACGCCTGGAACTTTGTTGAGTTTCTTTTCCACACGTGCCGAGCACGACGCGCAGGTCATGCCCGTAATCTTGAGATCGACGTTCACTTTACGTTAATGCTTTCCACGGTGTAGTCTCCGGCTTCGCTAACTGCTTCGCGAATATCTTCATCGGAAAGCGGAGAGTTCGAATCGAAGGTGACGATTGAGGTTTGACCAGCGTGGAGGTCAACATTGATGTTTGATACCCCGGCTAGTGCGCTAAGTTCGTCGGTGACGTGTTGGGCGCAGTGGCCACAGGTCATGCCAGAAATTTCGAGAGTTGTTTGAGACATTGGAAGTCCTTTCATTTTTAACTATTTCGCCCCGCTACTAATCATGGCATAAGTAGCGGGGCGAAGGAAGATCCCAGTTTTGGTTATTTGGAAACAGCGACCATATTCGTCGTTAAATCGCTGTAAGTTCGCTCATGGCTGGCAGTGCCCAAACCGAAGGAACTACCGGAGTGGGTATCTGAGGAAACCTTGGCGGCAAGCCATTGTGGAACTGGATGCCCGCTGGCTTTAACGAGTGCCAACTCGCGTGCCCACTGGGTATCGGGTACCAGATCGGCATAGGGAGGTTCGGCTTTAGCGTTGAGTGAAACTGAGCCTTGGCCATCTTTCTTCGCTTGCATAACGATTGCGAAGAAAGGTGCTTGCCCTGATTTCGTACGCAGTTTTTTGAGTTGGCGCAGGTAATGGACAATCGCAGTTGGAATAACTTTCAACTGTGCGCCTTGACCGTTGGCGAGCAGGGCAGTGGCTTCATAGGCCACGTGATCACCAATGATTTGTGCCTGGAGTGATAGTTCAGTCCAGCTTGGTGGTGTTGTTTGCCCAAGAAGATTAAACGCCTCTTGAACTACAGTGTTTTGATCGTCTATCTGCAAGGCTTCGGTGCGTTGCGTGGTGATCGCTGGTCGTTCACTGACTGACCAAGATACAGGACTTGCCTCGTGTTTATTTTGATTTTCCAGATTTTCCGGCAACGCGAGCGCAGTATAGGTTCCGCCAGCCCAACGCTGGAAATTCACTGTAGAGCAGTAAGGCGCATCGGGAATCAGGGAGGCAATTTGGAACATGAGCGGATGTTCCTCGGTTGAAACGGCACGCAAAATCCGTACCGGAATACCAGAAAGTTGAGCAGTGATTAACGGGGTATAGATTGAAAACGACTCGTCGTAGGCGATGCGTTTTGCCCACAGTTGATTTTCTAGCTGTTCGAAACCGGATTCATTTTCGGGCTCAAAGGGGCACACCAGCGTTACTGCAACCGGTTGATCGTTTTCGAGTTCCACATCGCAGGGCACATCTCCCCAGTCTCGTTTGACTGCAGCGCCAGCAAACGGCGAAGGAACTGTGGCCACAAACTCTCCCGTTTGACTATTTTCCCAGCCAAAAGTTATGCCATGGTAAACACCGCGAAGCACTGGTTCTGTTTCGCCAGGAATAAAGCTCCATAATCTCGAACCAGTGGTGATACGTGTGGGTTCAACTAAGATGAGCTCGGTTGTGACTCCGCCTCCGGTTACGATTCCCGAACCGTCGAACGGAGCGTGTTCAATGACCCCGCCGCGAAATGCTTGCCGATGCAGGGGACCAACTGCAGGGCGGGTCTGGGTAAACGCATCTGCCGGCAGATGAAGCACATGGAGTGGGCCATCATCGGTAAATGGCGATCCAGGATAGCGTAGCTGGAGAATATCGAGCAGTGCGCTGATATCTGTAATCTCAGCGACTTTTGCTGCATCAACTGCAAAACCTGCGATCAGATCGTAGCCATGATCTAGGTAGGAAGAAAGCTGACTATCTGAGACAGCCATTAAATAGGTGACGGACACGTACTATCCCTTCGTTGGACTCTCATAACAACGATACCGGGATACGTGCTACTTGGGTAGTTAGGGCAAAGATAACGGTAGGATTAGCGCTTTTTGCTGGCGCGAATCCGGATCACGGCCCATACGATCAATGCGATCACAATGATCACAGCCATGATTTTCGATCCTAGCCCAACATAGTTTTCAACTAGGGCCCAGTTATCTCCAAGAAGGTAGCCGGCAGATATCAAAGCTGTATTCCATATCAACGATCCGGCAGTGGTCAAT containing:
- a CDS encoding heavy-metal-associated domain-containing protein — translated: MSQTTLEISGMTCGHCAQHVTDELSALAGVSNINVDLHAGQTSIVTFDSNSPLSDEDIREAVSEAGDYTVESINVK
- a CDS encoding heavy metal translocating P-type ATPase — translated: MNVDLKITGMTCASCSARVEKKLNKVPGVSAVVNLATERAHVEFPAELTNADLIAVVEKAGYGATVAKDDTLDTTESEARSNDFRRRFIVSVILSVPIIALSMIPAFQFTGWQWLVSALGIPVAFWGGWPFHKAAFSAGRHGASTMDTLVSLGVIASMAWSLWALLFGGAGHLGYTMSMSGLLSLDAHGHTHIYVESAAMIVTFLLLGRWLESRSRRHAGDALRLLLSTGAPSAHLVQRADGTPTNETIPAANLEVDDVFVVHAGQKIPTDGIVVSGSSAVDASLITGESTPIDATEGDRVIGATLVTNGSLRIRATRVGSDTTLAQMGKLLEQAQVGKAPIQRLADQIAAVFVPGVLLIALITLIARILLFDNSLDMALSSAITVLVVACPCALGLATPTALLVGSGRLSQFGILISGPEALENAHSLDAIALDKTGTLTTGELKMTDVVNHSSINTLAVLAGIETHSNHPLARALLASAQVRGIEPITVTDVREAAGRGLSARWNNEQIFAGSLAWLRENQAPVPELDEPGTIVACASRNEFYGYVVLRDTIRTDAIQTLTWLRDQGIEPMMVTGDNLASATDIAATLGITTVHANVLPEDKYALITELHKAGKKVAMVGDGINDAAALAAADLSIAMGSGTDVAQASADVTIVESRINAIPKMLRIGQKTLRIIKENLAWAFGYNLIAIPLAVFGIIAPGLAAIAMASSSVIVVANSLRLRNAR